A region from the Desulfitobacterium dehalogenans ATCC 51507 genome encodes:
- the gdhA gene encoding NADP-specific glutamate dehydrogenase, with protein MTYVQEVLEQAIKRNPGETEFHQALREVLESLQPVLDKRPDLKEAGILERIVEPERQILFRVPWVDDQGKVQVNRGFRVEYNSAIGPYKGGIRFHPSVYLGIIKFLGFEQIFKNSLTGLPIGGGKGGSDFDPKGKSEGEIMRYCQSFITELYRYLGADTDVPAGDIGVGAREVGYMFGQYKRITNKYESVFTGKGLTYGGSLARTEATGYGLVYFIDEALKAIDKSFAGATVIISGSGNVAIYATQKATQLGAKVVAMSDSSGYIYDKEGIKLDTVRQLKEVERKRLKDYVMTHPTAEYHEGCAGIWTIPCDIALPCATQNELDGEAAKALVQNGCYAVGEGANMPSTPEAVDVFLQNKIIYGPGKAANAGGVAVSALEMSQNSMRYSWTFDEVDAKLKTIMVNIYHNASKAAKEFGFEGNLVAGANIAGFLKVAEAMKAQGTV; from the coding sequence ATGACGTACGTTCAAGAAGTTCTGGAGCAAGCGATTAAGCGCAATCCCGGTGAAACTGAGTTTCACCAAGCATTGAGGGAGGTATTGGAATCTCTCCAACCCGTTCTGGACAAACGTCCCGATCTTAAGGAAGCAGGAATTCTCGAGCGAATCGTCGAGCCTGAGCGGCAGATCCTATTCCGGGTTCCCTGGGTTGACGATCAAGGCAAGGTTCAAGTGAATCGTGGTTTCCGCGTGGAATACAACAGCGCTATTGGACCTTATAAAGGGGGGATACGTTTCCATCCTTCAGTGTATTTGGGTATCATAAAGTTCCTAGGTTTTGAGCAGATCTTTAAAAACTCCCTGACAGGCTTGCCGATTGGCGGTGGTAAAGGGGGCAGTGATTTTGATCCTAAAGGAAAATCCGAAGGGGAAATCATGAGGTACTGTCAAAGCTTCATTACAGAACTATATCGCTACCTTGGTGCCGATACAGACGTCCCGGCGGGGGATATCGGTGTTGGCGCACGGGAAGTGGGCTATATGTTCGGTCAATATAAGCGGATTACCAACAAATATGAAAGCGTTTTTACCGGAAAAGGCCTGACCTATGGTGGCAGCTTAGCACGTACCGAAGCAACGGGATATGGATTGGTCTATTTTATCGACGAGGCTCTTAAAGCTATTGATAAATCCTTTGCCGGAGCGACGGTCATCATTTCCGGCTCGGGCAATGTCGCCATCTACGCTACCCAAAAAGCAACCCAATTGGGGGCTAAAGTCGTGGCCATGAGCGATTCCAGCGGCTATATTTATGATAAAGAGGGTATTAAGCTGGATACGGTTCGTCAGCTCAAAGAAGTTGAACGGAAACGTCTTAAAGACTATGTCATGACTCATCCCACTGCCGAATACCATGAAGGCTGTGCAGGCATCTGGACGATTCCCTGTGATATCGCTCTCCCCTGTGCTACTCAAAACGAATTGGACGGGGAAGCGGCCAAGGCTCTCGTTCAAAACGGATGCTATGCTGTGGGCGAAGGAGCCAATATGCCTTCTACTCCGGAAGCTGTGGATGTGTTCCTCCAGAACAAAATCATCTACGGACCGGGAAAAGCAGCCAACGCCGGAGGTGTAGCTGTATCCGCCCTGGAGATGTCCCAAAACAGTATGCGCTATTCATGGACCTTTGATGAAGTGGATGCCAAGCTCAAAACAATTATGGTCAATATCTACCACAATGCCAGCAAAGCCGCTAAAGAATTTGGTTTCGAAGGGAATTTGGTGGCAGGGGCTAATATCGCCGGCTTCCTTAAGGTAGCCGAAGCTATGAAGGCTCAGGGAACGGTTTAA
- the sleB gene encoding spore cortex-lytic enzyme, with the protein MITKKRVWVGVMALGIALILASGAYGALGDRTLSQGSRGPEVTELQKKLVSLGYVVGKVDGIYGSKTKAAVTRFQKERGLKVDGIAGAQTIKELKLMTGGSTNASGKSVGPKNVDVNLLARCVSAEARGEPYVGQVAVAAVLLNRIADPAFPNTLADIIYQPLAFSSVADGQINMAPTASALKAAREAVTGVDPTGGAIYFFNPAKTKNKFIWSRPQIMQIGNHIFTR; encoded by the coding sequence ATGATCACAAAAAAGAGAGTGTGGGTAGGGGTAATGGCTTTAGGCATTGCTCTAATACTTGCCAGTGGTGCTTATGGAGCTTTAGGTGATCGAACCCTAAGCCAAGGTTCAAGAGGCCCGGAGGTCACTGAACTCCAGAAAAAGCTTGTCTCTTTGGGCTATGTGGTCGGAAAGGTTGATGGCATTTACGGCTCGAAGACCAAGGCTGCCGTGACCCGTTTTCAGAAGGAGCGGGGCTTAAAGGTGGATGGAATAGCCGGAGCTCAGACCATTAAAGAGCTCAAGCTTATGACTGGGGGCAGCACCAATGCCTCAGGAAAATCTGTCGGACCGAAAAATGTGGATGTTAACCTATTAGCACGTTGTGTCAGTGCCGAGGCCCGGGGAGAACCCTATGTAGGACAGGTAGCTGTAGCTGCTGTGCTTCTCAATCGCATAGCGGATCCGGCCTTTCCTAATACCCTAGCAGACATAATCTATCAGCCTCTCGCTTTTTCCAGTGTGGCGGATGGGCAGATCAATATGGCCCCTACAGCTTCGGCACTTAAAGCAGCCCGAGAAGCGGTAACGGGAGTGGACCCTACAGGGGGAGCCATTTATTTTTTCAACCCGGCCAAGACCAAAAATAAATTCATCTGGTCCAGGCCGCAAATTATGCAAATCGGCAATCATATTTTCACTCGTTAG
- a CDS encoding sulfite exporter TauE/SafE family protein has translation MEMLSGELWLVMSGITFFATFIQVLTGFGFGLVAVPLLLFVLPSQQALLAGMILSMMGSALQGFKMRQLARWDLILRLLLLSIPGLVMGVALSGYMNEVYIKGVVGIILIGYVFYQWLQLKGSASEKKIPVATAPVEEEGSINVSSKGFTLVAFSSGLLNGLAAIPGPPVVALLIKHLSKDAFQATTVNFFFFQYAMTTASKILVFRESFTLSFGIVLVSMILAVILGYVAGQPLRKKINEAQFKKLVYGLLLVIGLTSIAEPLKVLFL, from the coding sequence GTGGAGATGTTATCAGGGGAATTATGGCTTGTCATGAGCGGAATCACTTTCTTTGCTACGTTTATTCAAGTCTTAACGGGTTTTGGATTCGGACTTGTGGCGGTACCCCTTCTCTTATTTGTTTTACCCAGTCAACAAGCTCTTTTGGCGGGAATGATTTTATCCATGATGGGCTCCGCCCTGCAGGGATTTAAAATGCGGCAGTTAGCCCGCTGGGATTTAATCCTCCGACTCTTGCTCTTAAGTATTCCCGGATTGGTTATGGGTGTTGCTTTAAGTGGATATATGAATGAAGTGTATATCAAAGGGGTTGTAGGAATTATTCTCATTGGTTATGTTTTCTATCAGTGGTTACAACTCAAAGGCAGCGCCTCTGAGAAGAAAATCCCTGTAGCCACAGCCCCGGTGGAAGAGGAAGGAAGCATCAATGTATCTTCAAAGGGCTTCACCTTAGTGGCCTTTTCTTCAGGTCTGCTCAATGGCTTAGCGGCCATCCCCGGTCCACCCGTCGTCGCGTTGCTTATTAAGCATCTATCCAAAGACGCCTTCCAAGCTACTACGGTCAACTTTTTCTTTTTCCAATACGCCATGACCACCGCTTCCAAAATTCTTGTATTCCGGGAGAGCTTTACTCTTTCCTTTGGAATAGTGCTTGTCAGCATGATTTTGGCCGTTATTCTTGGCTATGTGGCCGGTCAGCCCCTTAGGAAAAAAATTAATGAAGCTCAATTTAAGAAGCTGGTCTATGGATTGCTTTTGGTCATCGGTCTGACATCCATTGCTGAGCCTCTGAAGGTATTGTTTCTTTAA
- the lysA gene encoding diaminopimelate decarboxylase: protein MAAKKLPFNQEQLRKIIADYGTPFHIYDEVAIRKNAQRLQSAFAWAPEFKEYFAVKALPNPHILKILREEGFGADCSSLAELILAEKAGITEENIILTSNNTPADEFQKAKDLWAIINLDDITHIDYLEKHAGLPEVISFRYNPGFLREGNAIIGSPEESKYGLTKEQLFQAYEIVRDKGVKRFGLHTMIISNELNPDFFIETAEMMFDLAIELKERLGIRLEFVNFGGGIGIPYRPEQEPVNLETIGEGVRKVYEEKIVPNGLDPLRICLECGRMVTGPFGYLVTQVIHRKDIYKHYIGVDASMADLMRPGIYGAYHHITVMGKEDLPKDHIYDVTGSLCENNDKFAVDRELPRIDIGDILVIHDTGAHGHAMGFNYNGKLRHAELLLQGDGSVKLIRRAEILEDYFATLDFSEL from the coding sequence ATGGCAGCAAAAAAATTACCCTTTAATCAAGAGCAATTGCGGAAAATTATAGCGGACTATGGCACCCCTTTTCATATTTATGATGAGGTAGCCATTCGAAAAAATGCCCAAAGACTTCAGTCGGCATTTGCCTGGGCACCGGAGTTTAAGGAGTATTTTGCCGTCAAAGCTCTCCCCAATCCCCATATTCTGAAGATCCTTCGGGAAGAAGGCTTTGGAGCAGATTGCAGCTCTTTGGCTGAGCTGATTTTGGCAGAAAAGGCGGGAATCACAGAGGAGAACATTATACTGACCTCCAACAATACCCCTGCAGACGAATTTCAAAAAGCTAAGGATTTATGGGCGATCATCAATTTAGACGATATTACCCATATTGATTATCTGGAAAAGCATGCCGGCCTGCCGGAGGTGATCTCCTTCCGTTATAATCCCGGTTTCCTGCGGGAGGGAAATGCCATTATCGGCAGCCCTGAAGAATCCAAATATGGCTTAACTAAGGAACAATTATTCCAGGCTTACGAGATCGTTCGTGATAAAGGAGTGAAACGTTTCGGGCTTCATACTATGATTATCTCCAATGAGCTGAACCCTGATTTCTTCATTGAGACAGCAGAGATGATGTTTGATCTGGCCATAGAGCTGAAAGAAAGGCTGGGAATCCGCCTGGAATTTGTGAATTTTGGCGGAGGAATCGGCATCCCCTACCGTCCGGAACAAGAGCCGGTCAATCTGGAGACTATCGGTGAAGGAGTCCGTAAAGTTTACGAAGAGAAGATCGTTCCCAACGGCTTGGATCCTTTGCGCATTTGCTTGGAATGCGGGCGCATGGTAACGGGACCTTTTGGCTATTTGGTGACCCAGGTTATTCATCGTAAGGATATTTATAAACACTATATCGGTGTCGACGCCAGCATGGCGGATCTGATGCGTCCGGGAATATACGGCGCATACCACCATATAACCGTCATGGGTAAGGAAGACCTGCCTAAGGACCATATTTATGATGTGACCGGAAGCTTATGTGAGAATAACGATAAATTTGCCGTGGACCGGGAACTGCCCCGGATCGATATCGGGGATATCCTGGTGATTCATGATACCGGTGCTCACGGACATGCCATGGGCTTCAACTACAATGGCAAGCTGCGTCATGCTGAGTTATTGCTGCAAGGGGACGGCAGTGTGAAGCTGATCCGCCGGGCGGAAATCCTAGAGGATTATTTCGCCACCTTGGATTTCAGTGAACTATAG
- the asnS gene encoding asparagine--tRNA ligase produces the protein MENTLIKSIYRDTQAYLNQEIQISGWVRTLRVSKAFGFIEINDGTFFKSIQVVFEESLSNFEEISKVATGSSLIIKGLLVESPGAKQPFELKAQSIVIEGSCSMDYPLQKKRHSFEYLRTIAHLRPRTNTFSAVFRVRSLVAYAIHKFFQDKGFVYVHTPIITGSDAEGAGEMFQVTTLDLDALPRTEEGQIDFAKDFFGKETNLTVSGQLNAETYCMAFRNVYTFGPTFRAENSNTARHAAEFWMIEPEIAFADLQDDMELAEEMMKYLITYVLEHAPEEMAFFNEFVDKTLFSRLENIVNSDFGRITYTEAIEILQKEKDRFEFPVEWGTDLQTEHERFLTEQIFKKPVFVIDYPKDIKAFYMRLNDDEKTVAAMDLLVPGVGEIIGGSQREERLDYLEKRMDEMGLHKEDYGWYLDLRKYGGTRHAGYGLGFERVIMYLTGISNIRDVVAFPRTVKNADF, from the coding sequence ATGGAAAACACCTTGATCAAGTCGATTTATCGTGATACTCAGGCATACCTTAATCAAGAGATTCAGATTTCCGGATGGGTTCGTACACTGAGAGTGTCTAAAGCCTTCGGTTTTATCGAAATCAACGATGGCACCTTTTTTAAGAGCATTCAGGTGGTTTTTGAAGAAAGTTTAAGCAACTTCGAAGAGATTTCCAAGGTTGCCACAGGAAGCTCATTAATCATAAAAGGCCTGCTGGTAGAGTCTCCCGGAGCAAAACAACCCTTTGAGTTAAAGGCTCAGTCCATCGTGATAGAGGGATCCTGCAGCATGGATTATCCTCTGCAGAAAAAACGTCACTCCTTTGAATATCTGCGGACCATCGCTCACCTTAGACCCCGGACCAACACCTTTTCTGCCGTGTTCCGTGTTCGCTCCCTGGTGGCCTATGCCATTCATAAGTTCTTCCAGGATAAAGGCTTTGTCTATGTTCATACCCCTATTATTACCGGAAGTGATGCTGAAGGAGCCGGGGAGATGTTTCAAGTCACCACCTTGGATTTGGATGCTCTGCCCAGGACTGAAGAAGGACAGATTGACTTTGCCAAGGATTTCTTTGGCAAAGAAACCAACCTGACGGTAAGCGGCCAGCTCAATGCAGAAACGTATTGCATGGCTTTCCGCAATGTCTATACCTTTGGTCCCACCTTCCGCGCTGAGAATTCCAATACAGCCCGCCATGCTGCAGAATTCTGGATGATTGAACCGGAGATTGCTTTTGCAGATTTACAAGATGATATGGAACTTGCCGAAGAAATGATGAAATACTTGATCACCTATGTCTTGGAACATGCTCCGGAAGAAATGGCCTTCTTCAATGAATTCGTGGATAAAACTTTATTTAGCCGCTTAGAGAATATCGTCAATTCAGACTTTGGCCGAATTACCTATACGGAAGCCATTGAAATTCTTCAAAAAGAAAAGGATCGCTTTGAATTTCCTGTGGAATGGGGAACGGATCTCCAGACTGAGCACGAGCGCTTCCTGACGGAACAGATCTTTAAGAAGCCTGTGTTTGTTATCGATTATCCCAAGGATATCAAAGCTTTCTACATGCGTTTAAATGATGACGAAAAAACTGTGGCGGCTATGGATCTTCTCGTTCCTGGAGTGGGGGAAATCATCGGTGGAAGTCAGCGGGAAGAACGTTTAGATTATTTGGAGAAGAGAATGGATGAGATGGGGCTGCATAAGGAGGATTACGGCTGGTATTTGGATCTCCGTAAATACGGAGGCACTCGTCATGCAGGCTACGGATTAGGCTTTGAGCGGGTGATTATGTATTTAACCGGAATATCCAATATTCGCGATGTAGTAGCTTTCCCGCGCACCGTTAAAAATGCGGACTTTTAA
- the ybaK gene encoding Cys-tRNA(Pro) deacylase: protein MAQKTNAARILDQAGISYELISYEVDESDLSATTVAQKVGMPPELIYKTLVTRGDKTGVLIACIPAHYELNLKALAQTSGNKKMEVVPLKEIQPLTGYIRGGVSPLGTKKRYPVYFQEDMLHHRKIAISAGTRGLQIVILPQDLLNITQGKVGSIANPS from the coding sequence ATGGCTCAAAAAACCAACGCCGCCCGAATCCTTGACCAAGCCGGTATATCCTACGAATTGATCTCCTATGAGGTGGATGAATCAGATCTTTCCGCCACCACCGTCGCCCAAAAGGTGGGGATGCCTCCCGAACTTATCTATAAAACCCTGGTAACCCGGGGAGATAAAACAGGCGTTCTCATTGCCTGCATCCCCGCCCATTATGAGCTGAACCTTAAGGCTCTCGCTCAAACGAGCGGCAATAAAAAAATGGAAGTCGTTCCTCTCAAAGAAATTCAGCCCTTAACCGGTTATATACGGGGGGGCGTCTCTCCTTTGGGAACGAAAAAAAGATACCCTGTCTATTTTCAAGAGGATATGCTCCATCACAGAAAAATTGCCATCAGCGCCGGAACACGAGGATTACAGATCGTTATTCTACCTCAGGATCTGCTTAATATCACCCAGGGAAAGGTTGGCTCTATCGCTAATCCTTCCTAA
- a CDS encoding pyridoxal-phosphate-dependent aminotransferase family protein, with the protein MPNQEMLLIPGPTPVVDEIYEALAQETHSHTDPRLVKKFKNSLDMTKRMFNTDGEVFVVAGSGTLSMEMAIVNTVAPGEKILVISHGYFGDRFIPLAQTHGIQVEVLQSEWGKHVEISAVEEKLAEGGFKAVTVTHADTSTGVMSNLEELVPAVKKYGPLFILDGVCATAAIEEDMQKEYGHPDYRIDLVLTGSQKAIGVPPGLAIVAFGPKALKAREAMDKVAAYYMDILRWLPTMQDPGKYYATHPVNMIYAYEKGMEIVMAEGLEARYKRHAALGKAVRAGLAQYGMKALASEEIAAPTLSCILYPEGVNDAEFRSKLAEKGMIIAGSLANLAGKAFRIGHMGNATEEMFIRAMELVGETLNEMGFKADVAKAVETFKAVYHEGLGK; encoded by the coding sequence ATGCCTAATCAAGAAATGCTTCTCATACCTGGACCTACACCGGTTGTGGATGAAATATATGAAGCATTAGCTCAGGAGACCCATTCCCACACGGACCCCAGACTGGTTAAGAAATTCAAGAACAGCCTGGATATGACCAAGCGTATGTTCAATACCGATGGCGAAGTCTTTGTCGTCGCCGGTTCAGGAACTTTATCCATGGAGATGGCCATCGTCAACACAGTGGCACCTGGAGAAAAGATTTTGGTTATTAGTCATGGCTATTTTGGCGACCGTTTTATCCCTTTGGCCCAAACCCATGGTATTCAGGTTGAAGTGCTCCAGTCCGAGTGGGGCAAACATGTTGAAATCTCTGCTGTTGAGGAAAAGCTTGCCGAAGGAGGCTTCAAAGCTGTAACGGTGACCCATGCGGATACCTCCACCGGGGTAATGTCCAATCTGGAAGAGCTGGTTCCGGCAGTGAAGAAATACGGTCCTCTCTTTATCCTGGATGGAGTCTGTGCAACAGCCGCTATTGAAGAAGATATGCAAAAAGAATACGGACATCCCGACTACAGAATCGACCTCGTTCTCACCGGCTCCCAAAAAGCTATTGGAGTTCCTCCGGGCTTAGCCATCGTTGCTTTTGGACCGAAAGCTTTAAAGGCAAGAGAAGCCATGGATAAGGTAGCCGCGTACTATATGGATATCCTGCGCTGGCTGCCTACTATGCAGGATCCTGGTAAGTATTACGCCACCCATCCCGTCAATATGATTTATGCCTATGAAAAAGGAATGGAAATCGTCATGGCCGAAGGCCTGGAAGCTCGCTATAAGCGCCATGCTGCTTTAGGGAAGGCCGTTAGGGCGGGGCTCGCTCAGTACGGTATGAAGGCCTTGGCTTCTGAAGAGATCGCTGCCCCCACTCTGAGCTGCATCCTTTATCCGGAAGGAGTAAATGATGCCGAGTTCCGCTCCAAGCTGGCGGAAAAAGGTATGATCATCGCCGGTTCTCTGGCTAATCTAGCAGGGAAGGCTTTCCGTATCGGTCATATGGGTAATGCTACTGAAGAAATGTTTATTAGGGCTATGGAGCTTGTGGGCGAGACCCTTAACGAGATGGGCTTCAAGGCTGACGTGGCCAAGGCTGTGGAAACGTTTAAAGCCGTTTATCATGAAGGGTTAGGGAAGTAG
- a CDS encoding glutamine--tRNA ligase/YqeY domain fusion protein, whose product MDNENKSSNFLRSIILEDLREGKVEGVTTRFPPEPNGYLHIGHAKSICLNFSLAGEFKGKTNLRFDDTNPVKEDTEYVESIKEDVKWLGFEWDNLFFASDYFDEMHKRALLLIKKGKAYVCDLSAEEIRKSRGTLTEAGKESPYRDRSAEENLELFERMRQGEFKDGEKVLRAKIDMSSPNINMRDPVLYRIAHATHHNTGDTWCIYPMYDYAHPLEDAIEGITHSICTLEFEDHRPLYDWVVRECEMEHVPHQYEFARLNMTNTVMSKRKLKQLVDEKVVDGWDDPRMPTISGLRRRGYTPEAIRNFAQAIGVARADSVVDSKMLEHFIREDLKLKVPRPMAVIRPLKVVITNYPEGQVEILDADNNKENPEMGKRKIPFSREIYIEQEDFMEVPPPKYHRLYPGNEVRLIDAYFIKCEEVIKDDEGNILEIHCTYDPETKSGTGFAGRKVKGTIHWVEATQAVPAEFRLYDVLIQDDVVEEEGKTFLDYINPNSLEVWQGFVEPHMKEAKPQDKFQFPRHGYFNVDPKYTTPENLVFNLIVSLKSSFVIK is encoded by the coding sequence GTGGATAATGAGAATAAGTCTTCCAATTTTTTACGCAGCATTATCCTTGAGGATTTACGAGAGGGAAAAGTAGAAGGAGTCACTACACGGTTTCCCCCCGAGCCCAATGGTTATTTGCATATTGGACATGCCAAATCTATTTGTTTGAACTTTAGCTTAGCTGGTGAATTCAAAGGAAAAACCAATTTAAGGTTTGACGATACGAACCCGGTTAAGGAAGATACAGAATATGTAGAGTCTATCAAAGAAGATGTCAAGTGGCTGGGGTTTGAATGGGATAACCTCTTTTTTGCCTCGGATTATTTTGATGAGATGCACAAGCGAGCCCTTCTTCTCATCAAAAAAGGCAAAGCTTATGTCTGTGACTTATCTGCCGAGGAGATTAGAAAAAGCCGCGGCACTCTGACAGAGGCCGGTAAGGAAAGTCCTTATCGCGATCGCAGCGCGGAAGAGAACCTGGAGCTCTTTGAGAGAATGCGTCAAGGTGAATTTAAGGACGGAGAGAAGGTTCTCCGGGCTAAAATTGACATGTCCTCTCCCAACATCAATATGCGGGATCCCGTTCTCTATCGGATCGCTCATGCCACTCATCATAATACAGGGGATACATGGTGCATCTACCCTATGTATGATTATGCCCACCCTTTAGAGGATGCTATAGAGGGTATAACCCACTCTATATGTACTTTAGAATTCGAAGATCATCGCCCTTTATATGATTGGGTCGTTCGGGAATGCGAGATGGAGCATGTCCCGCATCAATATGAATTTGCCCGCCTGAATATGACTAATACGGTAATGAGCAAGCGTAAACTAAAGCAGCTGGTGGATGAAAAGGTGGTGGACGGCTGGGATGATCCCAGAATGCCGACCATTTCCGGGCTGCGCCGTCGGGGCTATACTCCTGAGGCCATCCGCAATTTTGCCCAAGCTATTGGTGTGGCCAGAGCGGACAGTGTGGTGGATTCCAAAATGCTGGAGCACTTTATTCGGGAAGATCTGAAGCTCAAAGTGCCCCGGCCCATGGCTGTCATCCGTCCCTTGAAAGTGGTCATTACCAACTACCCTGAAGGCCAAGTGGAAATCCTGGATGCAGATAATAATAAAGAGAATCCTGAGATGGGAAAACGCAAAATCCCTTTCTCCCGGGAAATTTATATCGAGCAGGAGGATTTCATGGAAGTCCCTCCGCCGAAGTACCACCGGCTTTACCCAGGTAATGAAGTCCGCTTGATAGATGCCTATTTTATTAAATGTGAAGAGGTCATTAAGGACGATGAGGGCAATATCTTGGAAATTCATTGCACCTATGATCCGGAAACAAAAAGTGGTACAGGATTTGCCGGCCGCAAGGTTAAGGGGACCATTCATTGGGTAGAAGCCACCCAGGCAGTGCCGGCAGAATTTCGCCTCTATGATGTGTTAATTCAGGATGATGTGGTGGAGGAAGAAGGCAAGACCTTTCTGGATTATATTAATCCCAACTCTTTGGAAGTATGGCAAGGGTTTGTGGAGCCCCATATGAAAGAGGCCAAACCTCAAGATAAATTCCAGTTCCCCCGTCACGGATACTTTAATGTGGATCCGAAATATACTACCCCGGAAAACTTAGTTTTTAACTTGATTGTTTCCTTAAAGAGCTCCTTTGTCATAAAATAA
- a CDS encoding PepSY1/2 domain-containing protein, whose product MSRNFWIGILGTALILSLAWGFTEYRQAEQLEKVSTNQYQRSLRDFASHLDQLETDLAKGRVASTSSQKVLYLSQAGSISESAVKDLAQLPAEENGLSYISEFLNRTGDLTRSLAYQISVGHTPTTEDDKNLTDVHARLLSVNEKVQNLVQRVDTEGLAWLDNRTLWNRMVGLLKTGTAEAAAESADGPSSSVRSGLDQLNASLQKLPPFSYVGEYESRSVKEPLGLPRDEVDKETAMKAAKDFLSKVGYPGSNPEFSGVSQGALGVYIFKQGDIFLTVSKRGGKVLIYRDQREFNERTMSAEQAKEKVAQTLKSLEWNLVLTSTEDFGGYLQLEYVRDESGTRYYPDKLRVTVALDNGQIIGYDSTPYYAYHQKRNFTKKLTLEQARTKLRQGFQIKETRTAVIPVKGNREVMAYEFRGLYQDEEYLVYINAETGIEEKIQRIIKTPRGEYLQ is encoded by the coding sequence ATGAGCAGAAACTTTTGGATTGGGATTTTAGGAACCGCTTTAATCCTCTCCCTGGCTTGGGGATTTACTGAGTATCGTCAGGCGGAACAACTGGAAAAAGTCAGCACAAACCAATATCAACGTTCCTTACGGGATTTTGCCAGCCATCTGGACCAATTGGAGACAGATTTGGCTAAAGGTCGTGTAGCTTCTACTTCCAGCCAAAAAGTACTTTATTTAAGCCAGGCAGGAAGCATCAGTGAATCTGCGGTTAAAGATTTGGCACAGCTTCCGGCCGAAGAAAATGGTCTAAGTTATATTAGTGAGTTTTTAAATCGTACAGGAGATCTCACAAGAAGTCTAGCGTATCAAATCTCAGTGGGTCATACACCCACTACAGAAGATGATAAAAATCTCACTGATGTTCACGCACGTCTTTTGTCCGTTAATGAAAAGGTACAGAATCTGGTCCAAAGAGTGGATACCGAGGGGCTGGCGTGGCTGGATAATCGGACTCTGTGGAATCGTATGGTTGGCCTTCTGAAGACAGGAACAGCGGAAGCCGCGGCGGAATCGGCAGATGGCCCTTCCAGTTCAGTGCGCTCCGGACTGGACCAATTGAATGCCAGTCTGCAAAAGCTCCCACCTTTCTCCTATGTGGGAGAATACGAATCCCGTTCTGTAAAGGAACCCCTCGGTCTGCCCCGTGATGAGGTGGATAAAGAGACTGCCATGAAGGCAGCCAAGGATTTCCTGAGCAAGGTAGGATATCCAGGAAGCAATCCGGAGTTTTCCGGCGTCAGTCAGGGCGCTTTAGGAGTTTACATCTTTAAGCAGGGAGATATCTTCCTGACTGTCAGCAAACGGGGCGGCAAAGTGTTGATTTATCGTGATCAGCGGGAGTTTAACGAGCGAACCATGAGTGCTGAGCAAGCTAAGGAAAAGGTAGCCCAGACCCTTAAGTCCTTAGAATGGAATCTGGTTTTGACCTCCACTGAGGATTTTGGTGGATATCTGCAGCTGGAGTACGTCCGGGATGAAAGCGGTACACGTTATTACCCTGATAAACTCCGAGTCACGGTGGCTTTAGATAATGGACAGATTATCGGTTACGATTCGACTCCTTACTATGCCTATCACCAAAAACGCAATTTCACCAAAAAGCTGACTCTTGAGCAAGCAAGAACCAAGCTCAGACAGGGCTTCCAAATCAAAGAGACCCGGACGGCTGTGATTCCGGTCAAGGGCAACCGGGAGGTTATGGCTTACGAATTCCGTGGACTCTATCAGGATGAGGAATACCTTGTTTACATCAATGCGGAGACTGGAATTGAGGAGAAGATCCAGCGTATCATCAAAACTCCCCGAGGGGAATATCTGCAATAA
- a CDS encoding DUF1934 domain-containing protein → MVKEMLIQVVSTQSYEEGSEERIEFSTVGNLHKRQGSYYIIYRDSETAGGAGVTTSLKVEPAKVTLNRMGAIDQKQVFERGILHGSAYATPQGSLFLQVFTEDMKIDLTEQGGNITLKYNLFIDDQWVSHNSLWINIKEDAPR, encoded by the coding sequence GTGGTCAAAGAAATGTTAATTCAGGTCGTAAGTACCCAAAGCTATGAAGAAGGGTCCGAGGAACGCATAGAGTTCTCCACAGTGGGAAACTTACATAAACGCCAGGGCAGCTATTATATTATTTACCGTGATTCGGAAACCGCCGGGGGAGCTGGGGTAACCACCAGTCTGAAGGTGGAACCTGCTAAGGTAACCCTAAATCGTATGGGGGCCATAGATCAAAAACAGGTTTTCGAACGGGGAATTCTCCACGGTTCAGCCTATGCTACGCCTCAAGGGTCATTGTTTCTTCAGGTTTTTACTGAGGATATGAAGATTGACTTGACAGAGCAGGGTGGAAATATTACTCTAAAATATAATCTTTTTATTGACGATCAATGGGTCAGTCATAATTCTCTGTGGATTAATATAAAGGAGGACGCTCCTCGATGA